The segment AACCCATGGTTTTTTATCTAATAATCCATTTGATTCAGCTTCAGTATGACCAATAGAATCTTTCAGAGGTACACCCATTGAACGATGTAAATCATTCATTTTTTTTACAGAATCATGATAATAGATTGGATCCCAATCACCAAATAATTGTGACAGTGTTTGGGCTTTTCCTAGTTCATAACCAAGAAGAAGCACTGGTTTTCCTTTTGAATAAAGATTTGCAATTATTTCATTTACTTGTTTTACAATTTCAGTGACAGGTGGTAGAACAAATTCAGGTAATCCAAATGTACATTCAGTGATTAATGTTTTACATTTTGGAATTTGTGCACCTTTTAGGAAACCACGATCCCTAGTGGATATATCACCGGTGTAAAATATATCATCAAAGAGAAGACCCTTCGAACCAAAAATGTGACCACTGTCAACAAGCGTGAAATTTTCAATAGAATCAGTAGCGTTTTTGAGCGTAAAACCACGTAATTCTGCAATTTTATCAGTTTCATGAGAAGAAAGAATCGTGCCAGTTCCGCCATTTGGAAGATGGTCTATGTGTGCGTGCGAGACAAAATGTACACCATCGTTTTGAATTTTTTTTGGATCTAGGTATACAGTAGAACTAGAGTTTGTGCATTGTATGCCATTTTTAGTTAATCTAACGTTTCTCACTATATCTAATCAGATGATTTTGATTATAAATTGCAAGTTTGATCGAATGTTAACATAGCGTTTAATTTATTCCATGAATAAAAGTAGGTATTGAAAAATCTGGGAATTTTGATTTCAGGCAGAGGTAGTAACATGGAATCAATTCTCAAGGCAATTAAAAAGAAAAAGATTCCAATCAATCCTGCAGTAGTTATTTCAAACAAACCCAATGCAAAGGGATTGGCAATTGCAAAAAAAATGGGAATTCAAACAGAGGTCATAGAGAGTTCAAAATACAAAGGAAAGAGGCTTCAATATGATAAAGAAATTATTTCGACATTAAAAAAATACAAAGTGACTCCTTCAAATGGACTGGTTTGTTTAGCAGGATTTATGAGAATTATAAGCCCGTATTTTATCAAAGAATATAAAAATAAAATTTTAAACATTCATCCTGCACTCTTACCTGCATTTCCTGGATTAGATGCACAAAAGCAGGCAATAGAATTTGGATCAAAGTTTTCAGGATGTACAGTTCATTTTGTAGATGAAGGAGTAGACACAGGTTCAATAATCATACAAGAAATTGTCAAGATAAATAATAATGATACAGAAAAATCATTATCTAAAAAAATTCTTGTAAAAGAACATGAAATTTATCCAAAAGCCGTTGAACTTTTTGCTAAAAAGAGAATCTCAATTAAGGGAAGAAAAGTAAAAATTTCAAATTAAGAGTCGGGTCCACCAAAAAAGTATAAAATTTTTAATTTAGTTTTATTTCCAAAAAAATAATGCTCAGTGTCTTTTGGAACAAAAAATGCTTTTCCTTTTTTTAGTTTGTACTTTTTGTTTTTTATTTTTAAAAATCCATCACCTTCCAAAATGTAATACATTTCATCAGATTCGTGTGGAAGCTGAGTATCTTCTTCACCAGGTTTTAAGACCAATACACCTGCAGCAAGTGTATCCTTATCAAGAAATGTATTGAAATATGAATTTCCACTATTTATTTTTCGAATATAATCATCGGTATTGTATTCAAACTTCATTTTATTCTGCAACCACTTGGAAGAAATTGCGCTGTGGTGGTTGAGCCATAAATTGACCAATTTCAGATGCAAATTTACTATGTTCTGGACTAGAATGCATTTTTTGGAATGACTCCATATCTTTGAATTCAACCATTATTCGATTTCCGCCATCACGTGATTCTAATAATCTTCTAGAAACAAAACCGTCAAATTTCGATAGTGTTTTATTTGAATCTGTTATCCAAGTCTTAAAATCATCTTTTTTCTCATCTTTGAGAACAATTTCTACAATTGCAACGAACATATCATCGACTTTTGTTAACCAAATAATTTCTTTTCGGTGATTTTCAAGGATTTATTATTAGCCTTGAGAATTAACCATCATTGACAGGAGTTAAAATTGATGGAATTGAAGTTGCAAAAAGCATCAAAGTAAAAGTAGCAGAGATTGTAAATGATTTGAAATCAAAAGGAATTTCTCCGTGTCTTGCAACAGTACTTGTTGGAGATAATCCAGCTTCTGCAACATATGTTAGAAATAAACACAAAGCATGCGAAGAAGTTGGAATTTTAACAAAAGATCATACGCCCCCAACAGACATTACACAAGATGAATTAAACAAATTAATTGAAAAATTGAATGCAGATGAGACTGTTCATGGCATTTTGGTACAACTGCCACTTCCATCTCATCTAAATGAATTTAATACAACAACACAAATTTTACCTGAAAAAGATGTTGATGGTTTAACACCACCAAATGTTGGATTGTTATCAATTGGAAAGGCAATGTTAGTTGCATGTACACCATCAGGCATTATTGAAATGTGTAAATACTACAATATTGAATTAGAAGGAAAAAACGTGGTGATCATTAATAGAAGTAATTTAGTTGGAAAACCACTTTACCATCTATTATTACAAAACAATGCAACAGTAACTACATGTCATTCAAAAACTAAAGATTTGAAGAAAA is part of the Candidatus Nitrosopelagicus brevis genome and harbors:
- a CDS encoding bifunctional 5,10-methylenetetrahydrofolate dehydrogenase/5,10-methenyltetrahydrofolate cyclohydrolase; the protein is MTGVKIDGIEVAKSIKVKVAEIVNDLKSKGISPCLATVLVGDNPASATYVRNKHKACEEVGILTKDHTPPTDITQDELNKLIEKLNADETVHGILVQLPLPSHLNEFNTTTQILPEKDVDGLTPPNVGLLSIGKAMLVACTPSGIIEMCKYYNIELEGKNVVIINRSNLVGKPLYHLLLQNNATVTTCHSKTKDLKKICLDSDIIITGVGNREIFKLTPDMIKEGAVVIDVATTRHEGKLAGDADYAEIIEKTSYASPVPGGVGPMTVAMLLKNTVTAAAISKGIDI
- a CDS encoding cupin domain-containing protein, which gives rise to MKFEYNTDDYIRKINSGNSYFNTFLDKDTLAAGVLVLKPGEEDTQLPHESDEMYYILEGDGFLKIKNKKYKLKKGKAFFVPKDTEHYFFGNKTKLKILYFFGGPDS
- a CDS encoding antibiotic biosynthesis monooxygenase family protein; translated protein: MFVAIVEIVLKDEKKDDFKTWITDSNKTLSKFDGFVSRRLLESRDGGNRIMVEFKDMESFQKMHSSPEHSKFASEIGQFMAQPPQRNFFQVVAE
- the purN gene encoding phosphoribosylglycinamide formyltransferase, translated to MKNLGILISGRGSNMESILKAIKKKKIPINPAVVISNKPNAKGLAIAKKMGIQTEVIESSKYKGKRLQYDKEIISTLKKYKVTPSNGLVCLAGFMRIISPYFIKEYKNKILNIHPALLPAFPGLDAQKQAIEFGSKFSGCTVHFVDEGVDTGSIIIQEIVKINNNDTEKSLSKKILVKEHEIYPKAVELFAKKRISIKGRKVKISN
- a CDS encoding MBL fold metallo-hydrolase RNA specificity domain-containing protein; this encodes MVRNVRLTKNGIQCTNSSSTVYLDPKKIQNDGVHFVSHAHIDHLPNGGTGTILSSHETDKIAELRGFTLKNATDSIENFTLVDSGHIFGSKGLLFDDIFYTGDISTRDRGFLKGAQIPKCKTLITECTFGLPEFVLPPVTEIVKQVNEIIANLYSKGKPVLLLGYELGKAQTLSQLFGDWDPIYYHDSVKKMNDLHRSMGVPLKDSIGHTEAESNGLLDKKPWVMVAPMMSAKNNFIKHMKTKYDVITIGFSGWANSKKFGFSRGTDYSIPLSDHCDYNELIELVKKSEAEKVYTIHGFVDEFAMDLNKLGFSAQPLREISLDNFC